A single Acidobacteriota bacterium DNA region contains:
- the nuoL gene encoding NADH-quinone oxidoreductase subunit L, giving the protein MHLIWLIPLLPAFGALVNGVVGVRYFTKRTAGLLACATMAGALALSLYAFFELLGLEPEAREYVVRPLTWISALPLQLKDGSIGSFSIPWGFRLDPLSAMMILVVTGIGFLIHVYSVGYMHGESRGAYARFFAYLNLFVFFMLMLVLGDNFAVMFVGWEGVGLCSYLLIGYYYEKKSASDAGKKAFIVNRIGDWGFIVGMFLVFSVFGTLDFRAVANAAGSMPVESAGFGTLSLITLLLFVGATGKSAQIPLYVWLPDAMEGPTPVSALIHAATMVTAGVYMVGRNAVLFSHSPETMQIVAIVGVATAFVAATIGLVQNDIKRVLAYSTVSQLGFMFLAMGVGAFAAGTFHLMTHAFFKALLFLCSGSVIHAMAGQQDMRHMGGLKKYLPVTYVTMLIGTLAIAGIFPLSGFFSKDEILFRAFLSNKYIWGVAVVTALMTAFYMYRLMSMTFFGTYRGPAFEGAGGHGYAGKGHGPAAAGHGAAPGHANASHGGQGGGHAAADASLGGGGTHGHAVAGHGEGGWHGPHESPKSMTIPLLILAVGAIIAGFVGWPAALGGNNDIEHFLHPSFIARTAETAKHAVEGATLSESAHVAESKVGLAHEGAAPASAGVLSEQEGAGESKEHVSWYVEIGLMLFSLLIGITGIMVAYRFYVRAPEIADKLAQRWAGAHRVLSNKYYVDEFYDATAIAGTMASARGLWVFDAKVVDGAVNGTGWLTMFSSWFSHVIDKYVVDGLVNFVGAVLEEGSFVFRRFQTGLIQNYALVMLFGVFAFVSIYLMKR; this is encoded by the coding sequence ATGCATTTGATCTGGCTGATCCCTCTGTTGCCTGCGTTTGGCGCCCTCGTGAACGGGGTCGTCGGGGTGCGCTACTTCACCAAGCGCACGGCGGGCCTGCTGGCGTGTGCGACGATGGCGGGCGCGCTGGCCCTGTCGCTCTACGCGTTCTTCGAACTGCTCGGGCTCGAGCCCGAGGCGCGCGAGTACGTGGTGCGTCCGCTGACGTGGATCTCCGCGCTGCCGCTGCAGCTGAAGGACGGTTCGATCGGCAGCTTCAGTATTCCGTGGGGATTCCGGCTCGATCCGCTCTCCGCGATGATGATTCTCGTCGTCACCGGGATCGGGTTCCTGATCCACGTGTACTCGGTCGGCTACATGCACGGAGAGTCGAGAGGCGCCTACGCGCGCTTCTTCGCGTATCTCAACCTCTTCGTGTTCTTCATGCTGATGCTCGTCCTCGGCGACAACTTCGCCGTGATGTTCGTCGGGTGGGAGGGCGTCGGGCTCTGTTCGTACCTGCTGATCGGCTACTACTACGAGAAAAAGAGCGCATCGGACGCCGGCAAGAAAGCCTTCATCGTCAATCGCATCGGGGACTGGGGCTTCATCGTTGGGATGTTCCTCGTCTTCTCGGTGTTCGGCACGCTGGATTTCCGGGCTGTCGCCAACGCCGCCGGGTCGATGCCGGTCGAGAGCGCGGGCTTCGGGACGCTGTCGCTCATCACGCTGCTGCTGTTTGTCGGGGCCACCGGCAAGTCGGCGCAGATCCCCCTCTACGTCTGGTTGCCAGACGCGATGGAGGGCCCGACGCCAGTCTCCGCGCTGATCCACGCGGCGACGATGGTGACGGCCGGCGTCTACATGGTGGGCCGCAACGCCGTGCTCTTCTCGCACTCGCCGGAGACGATGCAGATCGTGGCGATTGTCGGCGTGGCTACCGCCTTCGTGGCGGCCACGATCGGCCTCGTCCAGAACGACATCAAGCGGGTTCTGGCGTACTCGACCGTGTCTCAGCTGGGCTTCATGTTCCTGGCGATGGGCGTGGGCGCATTCGCCGCGGGCACGTTCCACCTCATGACGCATGCGTTCTTCAAGGCGCTGCTCTTCCTCTGTTCGGGCTCCGTCATTCACGCGATGGCCGGCCAGCAGGACATGCGGCACATGGGCGGCCTCAAGAAGTACCTGCCCGTGACGTACGTGACGATGCTCATCGGCACGCTGGCGATCGCAGGCATTTTTCCGCTGTCGGGGTTCTTCAGCAAGGACGAGATTCTGTTCCGCGCGTTTCTCAGCAACAAGTACATCTGGGGCGTAGCGGTCGTCACGGCGTTGATGACGGCGTTCTACATGTATCGCCTGATGTCGATGACCTTCTTCGGCACGTACCGTGGCCCGGCGTTTGAGGGGGCGGGTGGTCACGGATACGCCGGCAAAGGCCACGGACCAGCGGCGGCCGGCCATGGGGCGGCGCCTGGGCATGCGAATGCCAGCCACGGCGGACAGGGCGGTGGTCACGCAGCAGCCGATGCCAGCCTCGGCGGCGGTGGAACCCATGGCCACGCCGTAGCCGGTCACGGCGAAGGCGGGTGGCACGGGCCGCACGAGTCGCCGAAGTCGATGACGATCCCGCTCCTGATTCTGGCCGTGGGCGCCATCATCGCGGGCTTCGTGGGCTGGCCGGCCGCGCTCGGGGGCAACAACGACATCGAGCACTTCTTGCACCCCAGTTTCATTGCTCGAACTGCGGAGACTGCCAAGCACGCCGTCGAGGGTGCAACCCTGAGCGAGTCTGCGCATGTGGCCGAGTCGAAGGTTGGGTTGGCGCATGAGGGCGCGGCTCCGGCGTCAGCCGGAGTCCTGAGCGAGCAGGAAGGGGCAGGCGAGTCGAAGGAGCACGTGTCCTGGTACGTCGAGATCGGCCTGATGCTGTTCTCGCTGCTCATCGGCATCACGGGCATCATGGTCGCCTATCGCTTCTACGTGCGAGCGCCTGAGATTGCCGACAAACTCGCGCAGCGGTGGGCCGGCGCTCATCGCGTGCTTTCCAACAAGTACTACGTAGACGAATTCTACGACGCCACGGCGATCGCCGGCACGATGGCATCGGCCCGCGGCCTCTGGGTGTTCGACGCGAAGGTCGTCGACGGCGCCGTCAACGGCACCGGCTGGTTGACGATGTTCTCGTCGTGGTTCTCACATGTGATTGACAAGTACGTCGTCGACGGCCTCGTCAACTTCGTCGGGGCCGTGCTGGAGGAGGGGAGCTTCGTGTTCCGCCGCTTCCAGACCGGCCTGATTCAGAACTACGCGC